One part of the Phoenix dactylifera cultivar Barhee BC4 chromosome 4, palm_55x_up_171113_PBpolish2nd_filt_p, whole genome shotgun sequence genome encodes these proteins:
- the LOC103696735 gene encoding heat stress transcription factor A-4b-like — MEGSQGGSGSNSPPPFLTKTYDMVDDPSTNSIVSWSPTNASFIVWKPPEFARDLLPKYFKHNNFSSFVRQLNTYGFRKIDPDQWEFANEDFIRGQRHLLKNIHRRKPIHSHSLQHQGNSGPLAESERRELEEEIERLNCEKGLLISELQSHGQQQHGMEQQMQSLEERLHTMEHRQRHMMAFLTEIVQKPGFFSNFVQQSEFHSKKRRLPKANYFCEDANMEEKRIMSFQGTSSEKSDIASMHAFDIEPFEKMESSLNSLENLFRGVSQASGEEMYYDSVLPSLPSGVVLTEMHASSGDTDVNLQSPSPKLHPSSPCLGDIDSSPELAESTSYAESPALPLTEIHTDIRSKASEIDVNAEPAAPECDSSRDRAAGTAASTVPTGVNDVFWEQFLTETPGSSDTQEVQSERRDANDRRSEAKMAERGNIWWSRKNVDHLADKMGHLTSAEKT, encoded by the exons ATGGAGGGGTCGCAGGGGGGATCAGGATCGAATTCCCCGCCGCCGTTCCTCACCAAGACGTATGACATGGTGGATGACCCGTCGACGAATTCCATTGTGTCGTGGAGCCCCACCAATGCCAGCTTCATCGTGTGGAAACCGCCGGAGTTCGCCAGGGATTTGCTGCCCAAGTACTTCAAGCACAACAACTTCTCCAGCTTCGTCAGGCAGCTTAATACTTAT GGTTTTAGAAAAATAGATCCTGACCAGTGGGAATTTGCAAACGAGGACTTTATAAGGGGCCAGAGGCATCTCTTGAAAAATATTCATAGACGCAAGCCAATACACAGCCATTCGCTGCAACACCAGGGCAACTCAGGGCCGTTAGCAGAATCAGAAAGACGTGAGCTTGAGGAGGAAATTGAGAGGCTCAATTGTGAGAAGGGTTTGCTTATATCAGAACTTCAGAGTCACGGTCAGCAACAGCATGGAATGGAGCAGCAAATGCAATCTTTGGAGGAGAGATTACACACTATGGAGCACCGCCAGAGACATATGATGGCCTTCTTGACCGAAATCGTGCAGAAACCTGGATTTTTCTCTAACTTTGTCCAACAATCTGAATTTCACAGCAAGAAGAGGAGATTGCCCAAAGCCAATTACTTCTGTGAGGATGCTAATATGGAAGAGAAACGTATCATGTCTTTCCAGGGTACGAGCAGTGAGAAATCAGACATTGCATCTATGCATGCGTTCGACATAGAGCCATTCGAGAAGATGGAATCATCCTTGAATTCGTTGGAGAATTTGTTCCGAGGTGTGAGTCAAGCTTCTGGTGAAGAGATGTACTATGACAGTGTTTTACCTTCGCTGCCGTCTGGTGTAGTTCTTACAGAGATGCATGCATCGTCAGGGGACACTGATGTGAATCTGCAATCACCATCACCTAAATTGCACCCTTCTTCACCTTgtctgggagatattgattcatCGCCAGAGCTGGCAGAATCTACAAGTTATGCAGAAAGCCCAGCTCTTCCCTTAACAGAGATTCACACAGATATAAGGAGTAAGGCTTCTGAGATAGATGTAAATGCAGAGCCTGCCGCTCCTGAGTGTGATTCATCGAGAGATAGAGCTGCTGGGACTGCTGCTTCTACCGTGCCTACTGGTGTAAATGATGTGTTCTGGGAACAATTTCTCACAGAGACTCCTGGTTCCTCTGACACTCAGGAGGTCCAGTCAGAAAGACGAGATGCAAATGACAGAAGATCTGAAGCAAAGATGGCAGAGAGGGGAAATATTTGGTGGAGCAGGAAGAATGTCGACCACCTTGCAGACAAGATGGGACATCTCACTTCAGCTGAGAAAACATGA